In Actinomyces marmotae, the DNA window GGCCTCATGCCCGAGGACGCCCAGGTGGTCCTGGAGGACCTGCAGCTCCTGCTCAAGAGCGATGTCACCTCGGAGTGGGCCCTGAGCAACATCATCGGGCTGGCCTGCCTCGGCGCCTGGGCGAGGAAGGGGGAGACCGGCCGGGAGGGAGCCACCATCGAGGAGTTCCTGCGGGTCTCCGCGACTCGGCTCGACGCCAAGGCGACGGCGGAGCTCCCCGCTGAGGTCCAGGTGGGCAGTCGGAAGGTGCCCACATCCTCCCTCACGCCGATGCAGCGCGTCGCCTACGCCCTGGCGCTCGAATCGGAGAGGGCCGGGGTCATCCGCCACGGTGAGCCGACCGGCCTGCTCATCGCTCCGCACAACAAGAAAGGCGCCACGGGCACGGCGGTCCGCGTCCCGCCCGGCCCTCAGGACCCCTTCGGCCTGGGCACCGGCATCGCCGTCCAGGACCTCACCGGCAGCCGGATCGACTCCCCGCCATCCACAGCCTCCGAGCTCCTCGACCACGCCCAGACCATCAAGGGCCAGGCCCGGGGCGACGGCGCCGGCGCCATCTCGATCCTGCGCACGGACCACGCCGACGGCACGCGCAGCTGGGTGGTCGTCGTGCCCGGAACCACCGAGTGGACCAGCGGGGATTCCAACCCCCAGGACCTCCAGACCAACCTCCAGGCCGTCTCCGGGCGCCCCACGGACATGGAGGCCGCTGTCGTCACGGCGATGAGGCAGTCAGGGATCCAGCCGGGCGAGGAGGTTGGGATCTACGGGCACTCCCAGGGCGCGATGACGGCGGTCAACATCGCCTCCGACCCCGCCCTCACCGAGCGCTACACGATCACGAGCATCCTGACCGCGGGCGGCCCCACCTCCGGGGTGGCCCTGCCGGACGGCGTGCGCGCCCTCCACCTGGAGTCCACCAGCGACGTCGTGCCCGGGCTGGATGCCTCCACCAACCCGGTCTCCCCCAACCGGGCCACCGCCTACGTCGACACCCGCGGGGGAAGCGCTCACACCGAGTCGGTGTACGCCGACGCCGTGCGCGGCGCTGAGAGCGGTGAGCGGGCCTTCGCTGACTACTCCAAGGACCTCTCCCGCCTCACCGGGGCGCGGGAGCAGGGGGCCACCACCACCGAGGTGGTCTTCGACGTCACCCGCGAGTCCTGACAGCTTCCGGGAGAGCCGGGGCGCGGGCAGCCGGGCGTCGGGCGATCGGGGGCGGAAGACGGGGCGCGGCAGGGCCCCTTGGTGGGAGGATGCGGCAATGAGCAGCACGAGCACGTCCGCCACGGGCGCCGCAGCGCCTGTTTCCGCTCCCCCGGCCGTCCCGCTGCGCCGCGGCATCGCGGCCCTGCCGGCCTATGTGCCCGGCGCCCGCCCCCAGGGCGCGGGGATCGCCAAGCTCTCCTCCAACGAGTTGCCCTACCCGGTCCAGGACTCCGTCCTCGCCGCCCTCACCGACGCCGCCGCGGGTGTCAATCGCTACCCGGAGATGACCGGCCAGTCGCTGGCCGAGGCCCTGGCCGCCAGGCACGCCGAGCACGGGATCGACCCCCGGCAGATCGTGCTCGGCAATGGCTCAGTGGCCCTCATCCAGCACCTGCTTGACACGGTCTGCGAACCGGGTGACGAGGTCGTCATCCCCTGGCGGTCCTTCGAGGCCTACCCGATCTGCGTCGCGGTGGCCGGGGCGCGGGCCGTGCGCGTCCCCGTCACCGCCGAGGGCCGCCACGACGTGCCAGCCATGCTCGCCGCCTGCGGGCCAGCCACCCGGGTCATCATGGCCTGCACCCCGAACAACCCGACCGGCCCCGCCCTCACTGCCGCCGAACTGGAGGCGCTGGTGGATGGCGCCCCCGATGATGTGCTCGTGCTCGTCGACGAGGCCTATCTCGACTTCGTCACCGATCCGGCGGTCGGCAATGCCCTCGACCTGCTCGCTGACCACCCCGGCCTCGTGGTCTGCCGGACCTTCTCCAAGGCTCACGCCCTGGCCGGCATGAGGGTGGGCTACCTCGTGGCAGAGCCGGCGCTGGCCGCGGCGATCCGCTCCGTGACCACGCCTTTCGGGGTGAGCCTGCCCGCGCAGGCCGCTGCCGCTGCCGCCATCGCCCCGCCGGCCCTGGCCGAGACGGCCAGGCGTGCG includes these proteins:
- the hisC gene encoding histidinol-phosphate transaminase, whose product is MSSTSTSATGAAAPVSAPPAVPLRRGIAALPAYVPGARPQGAGIAKLSSNELPYPVQDSVLAALTDAAAGVNRYPEMTGQSLAEALAARHAEHGIDPRQIVLGNGSVALIQHLLDTVCEPGDEVVIPWRSFEAYPICVAVAGARAVRVPVTAEGRHDVPAMLAACGPATRVIMACTPNNPTGPALTAAELEALVDGAPDDVLVLVDEAYLDFVTDPAVGNALDLLADHPGLVVCRTFSKAHALAGMRVGYLVAEPALAAAIRSVTTPFGVSLPAQAAAAAAIAPPALAETARRARAVAVERDRVLAALRDQGWSVPDAQGNFLWLPVGGDAAALAAHFEAAGILVRPFDGDGARVSIGTPAENDRVLAAAASWPGERA